One genomic segment of Salinigranum rubrum includes these proteins:
- the hisA gene encoding 1-(5-phosphoribosyl)-5-[(5-phosphoribosylamino)methylideneamino]imidazole-4-carboxamide isomerase, translating into MFPTFEVVPAVDMQDGEVVQLVQGERGTETRYGDPVEAARRWVDAGAKTLHLVDLDGAFEGERKNAAAVEAVVDAVDVPVQLGGGIRTAADARTLLDSGVDRVILGTAAVNDPEVVADISETHPGSVVVSLDAREGEVVIEGWTEGTGLRPAEAAGRYEDLGAAGILFTDVDVEGQLEGVNTDAVEAVVDAVDIPVVASGGVATLSDVEALHDAGAAAVVVGTALYEGRFTLEAAMAAVR; encoded by the coding sequence ATGTTCCCGACGTTCGAGGTCGTCCCCGCGGTCGACATGCAGGACGGCGAGGTGGTCCAGCTCGTCCAGGGCGAGCGCGGTACTGAAACCAGATACGGCGACCCGGTCGAGGCCGCCCGCCGGTGGGTCGACGCGGGGGCGAAGACGCTCCACCTCGTCGACCTCGACGGCGCGTTCGAGGGCGAGCGGAAGAACGCCGCCGCCGTCGAGGCGGTCGTCGACGCCGTCGACGTGCCGGTCCAGCTCGGCGGCGGCATCCGGACCGCCGCGGACGCCCGTACCCTCCTCGACAGCGGCGTCGACCGCGTCATTCTCGGCACGGCCGCGGTGAACGACCCCGAGGTCGTCGCCGACATCTCCGAGACGCACCCGGGGAGCGTCGTCGTCTCGCTCGACGCGCGGGAGGGTGAGGTGGTCATCGAGGGGTGGACCGAGGGGACGGGCCTCCGTCCCGCCGAGGCCGCCGGCCGCTACGAGGACCTCGGCGCGGCGGGTATCCTGTTCACCGACGTCGACGTCGAGGGGCAACTGGAGGGCGTCAACACCGACGCGGTCGAGGCTGTCGTCGACGCCGTCGACATCCCCGTCGTCGCCAGCGGTGGCGTGGCGACCCTCTCGGACGTCGAAGCGCTCCACGACGCCGGTGCGGCGGCGGTCGTCGTCGGAACCGCCCTCTACGAGGGGCGGTTCACGCTCGAAGCGGCGATGGCCGCCGTCCGGTGA
- the hisB gene encoding imidazoleglycerol-phosphate dehydratase HisB, whose translation MTRTAARSRETSETNIDLTLDVDGDGDATVDTGVGFFDHMLEAFAKHGLFDLTVQCDGDLHVDDHHTVEDVAIVLGEAFTEALGDKRGIRRFADRTVPLDEAVASVVVDVSGRPHFEFDGAFSQSTVGEFTSDMARHFALSLAMNAGLTLHASVEGENAHHEVEALFKSLARTLDDATRLDERRSDTPSTKGDL comes from the coding sequence ATGACACGGACCGCCGCACGCTCCCGCGAGACGAGCGAGACGAACATCGACCTCACGCTCGACGTCGACGGCGACGGTGACGCGACTGTCGACACGGGCGTGGGCTTCTTCGACCACATGCTCGAAGCGTTCGCCAAGCACGGCCTGTTCGACCTCACCGTCCAGTGCGACGGTGACCTCCACGTCGACGACCACCACACCGTCGAGGACGTCGCCATCGTCCTCGGCGAGGCGTTCACCGAGGCGCTCGGCGACAAGCGCGGTATCCGCCGCTTCGCCGACCGCACGGTCCCGCTGGACGAGGCCGTCGCCTCGGTGGTCGTCGACGTCTCGGGTCGTCCCCACTTCGAGTTCGACGGGGCGTTCTCCCAGTCGACGGTCGGCGAGTTCACGAGCGACATGGCGCGACACTTCGCGCTCTCGCTCGCGATGAACGCCGGTCTCACCCTCCACGCGTCGGTCGAGGGTGAAAATGCTCACCACGAGGTCGAGGCGCTGTTCAAGTCGCTCGCGCGGACGCTGGACGACGCGACGAGACTGGACGAGCGACGAAGCGACACGCCGAGCACGAAGGGCGACCTCTAA
- the glmM gene encoding phosphoglucosamine mutase — MKIFGSSGTRGVVTEELTPAFVLRVAQAAGTVWDADRAVVSRDTRTSGEMFTNAAASGLASAGLDVDRLGVTPTPAVVRYCEVEEVPAVHITASHNPPEYNGVKLVGSDGVELTVDVLEEVEDHVLSEEFDLKPWDGIGEVRRVDSANRAYVDDLLASVDRKTISEAGLTVALDPGHGAGALTSPEFFRRLGCEVVTVNATPDGRFPGRQPEPVGSHLTSLSRLVRATDADLGIAHDGDADRAVFVDERGEFVDGESSMAALAGAHLDAGDTFVSAVNVSQRVVDAVSEADATLELTPIGSTNIITHIRTLQAKGATVPVAGEGNGGVFFPDYRLVRDGAYTGAKFLELVADRPASEVVAPFSAYHAARVNIHYESEGELTAMLEAAETYAETADVEPNTIDGYRLDYGDAWVLVRPSGTEPVVRIYAEARDADRAESLAEEVEGVLLDSRDDS; from the coding sequence ATGAAGATTTTCGGGTCCAGCGGGACACGTGGGGTGGTCACAGAGGAGTTGACTCCCGCGTTCGTCCTGCGGGTGGCACAGGCCGCCGGGACGGTCTGGGACGCCGACCGGGCCGTCGTCTCGCGGGACACCCGGACCTCCGGCGAGATGTTCACGAACGCCGCAGCCTCCGGGCTGGCGAGCGCCGGACTCGACGTCGACCGGCTCGGCGTGACGCCGACTCCGGCCGTGGTTCGCTACTGTGAGGTCGAGGAGGTCCCCGCGGTCCACATCACCGCCTCGCACAACCCGCCGGAGTACAACGGCGTCAAGCTCGTCGGAAGCGACGGCGTCGAACTCACCGTGGACGTCCTCGAAGAGGTGGAAGACCACGTGCTGAGCGAGGAGTTCGACCTGAAGCCGTGGGACGGAATCGGGGAGGTCCGACGCGTCGACTCGGCGAACCGGGCGTACGTCGACGATTTGCTCGCGTCGGTCGACCGGAAAACCATCTCCGAAGCCGGACTGACGGTGGCGCTCGACCCGGGCCACGGCGCCGGCGCGCTCACCAGCCCCGAGTTCTTCCGGCGGCTGGGCTGTGAGGTCGTGACCGTGAACGCGACGCCCGACGGACGCTTCCCGGGGCGACAGCCCGAACCCGTCGGGAGCCACCTGACCAGTCTCTCGCGGCTGGTCCGCGCGACGGACGCGGACCTCGGCATCGCTCACGACGGCGACGCCGACCGCGCGGTGTTCGTCGACGAGCGGGGGGAGTTCGTCGACGGCGAGTCGTCGATGGCGGCGCTCGCGGGGGCACACCTCGACGCGGGCGACACGTTCGTCTCCGCCGTCAACGTCTCACAGCGGGTCGTCGACGCCGTCTCCGAGGCGGACGCGACGCTCGAACTCACGCCCATCGGGTCGACGAACATCATCACGCACATCCGCACGCTCCAGGCGAAGGGAGCGACGGTGCCGGTCGCCGGCGAGGGTAACGGCGGCGTCTTCTTCCCCGACTATCGACTGGTCCGCGACGGCGCGTACACCGGCGCGAAGTTCCTCGAACTCGTCGCCGACCGACCCGCGAGCGAGGTGGTCGCCCCGTTCTCGGCGTATCACGCGGCACGGGTGAACATCCACTACGAATCGGAGGGTGAACTGACGGCGATGCTCGAAGCTGCCGAGACGTACGCCGAAACCGCGGACGTCGAGCCCAACACCATCGACGGCTACCGGCTCGACTACGGCGACGCGTGGGTGCTCGTCCGTCCCTCCGGGACCGAACCGGTCGTCCGAATCTACGCCGAAGCGCGGGACGCCGACCGTGCCGAATCGCTGGCCGAAGAGGTCGAAGGGGTACTCCTCGACAGCCGCGACGACTCGTAA